The uncultured Methanoregula sp. genomic sequence TAAAGACGGGAAAGTACCTGAACCGCCTTCACCTCAATGCACTGCATGCCTGTCACTGCACATCGCTACCGGCAAAACTCGCCCTGATGGAGTATTGCCCGGTGCAGGAAGTGGGTGTGGGCATGCACTTCGGATGGTAGGGCTTCGTGCCCGTTTCATCCACTACGCTGCCTGAACCCGTTGGCGGAAGCCGGGCAATCCTTATCATCTCCCGGCAAGAGTGTTGATCTGTCATGACTCACAAAGAAACATTCCACGGCGTCCCGGGCATCCTGCGCCCGTTCAAGGAGTTTGTTGAGAAATGCGGGTTGAAAAAAGGCGACCAGATCGTCTATTACGGGGTCCCGGGCACCTGCACCCCGTTTGTCGAACTTCTCGGGTTCGCCCTCCGCTCGCTTGAGCCCGAACAGGTCTTTGTCCCGTTCGTTGACGAGAGCAAGGCAAAAAAGATCGTCCATGCCGATGACGTTGGCATGCAGGCCCGCATGGGACCCGTGACACTGAAACCAAAAGTCATTGTCATCATGGGCGGGCTCTCGATGCCCAATGTGCCGGTTAAGGCAGAGCAGGTCAAGGCGGTTCTGGAAAAACATTCCGGTGCGACCGTCATCGGCGTCTGCTTCATGCACATGTTCGAAAAAGCCAAATGGCTGGACACGGTATCCTTCAACTGCCTGATCGATGCGAACATCGATCCGGTAGAAGTTACCACGGATACTTAATTTTTGGCGATTCCTCAATTGAAGCCACCAATCAAAATTTTGTTCCAGGTTTTTTTAAGGAAGCTATACATGGAACAACATGCTGGACGTTCTTTTGGGCTTCGGTTTCACCCCGACCCCCGCCACGGGGGCATTCCCCGGATTGCAATAACGACGTATTACCTGGTATCGGCCTCGTCCAATCGCAATGCGCCCCGTCCCCTCGGGGGACTGGTGGCGCAAGAGGGGAGCAGGATATCAAAAGTTAGTGGCACCAGATGATGAATCACCTGATTTTTACATGATCCACTGTTGACTGTGTGGCCCGTGATGGCAAAGATCTCGCGCGAGAGGAACCGACCGGGACCGGTATGACCATTGTCCGTAATCCCCGGGGATTATTCTTTCCAGACCTCGACCATGGACTGGTCGCCATGGTATCCGATGAATCCCTGCAGCGCAGGAAGCCCGGCTTTACTCTGTTTTGGTCTCGTATCGAAAGGATCGTTGAAGTACATCCACCGGTCATCGATCCCGGTCACGGTAACCCAGTGAGGCAGGTCTTCCCTGCTGCGAAACAGGGAATTTGTAATTATCAGCGGAACATGATTCAAAAACAGGGATTTTGAGATCGTTTCGCCAGTGATTCTCTCCTGCCTTTCCCGGACACCCAGGTTCCGGCACCGGGCCCTTCTCTCGTAAAAAAGGTCAGTGAGCATCTGCATCTCCGGATCGTTGAGACGCGAAAGACACCATCTGGCAAAATCAATTCCACCGGTATTGCTGGTAACTCTCGCAGAAAAACCCCGTGTCACCGCAGAGTACGCCAGCCCATACCGGCTGGTTCCGCATACGACTCCCAGGGTCGCCTCCCTCCACACGTCGATCTCCATACCTTTCCCGAGGCGAAGGTTTTCATCCAGGTACTTCATCGCCATCATCAGTGAAGCGGGGCCGCACGTGAAGTCATAATGCTGCCGGTAAAACGGAATCTTCAGGTGGATTGGTGACCCTGGCTCAGCGTGCATGCTCTGTCCCGGATTGTTCTGCATCGGATAGATCTGTGCTCAGCGGGGGGTGGACATAAAACCTTCTTATATTTAGAAACAGATTGTCGGCCGGTTACCGCTGGCGGCGGATTGCTGCAAACGGGGGCGGCTGGACCGGAGATGGGGGCCGGCGCGTGAAGAATTATTCGCTGGCAGTACTATTGGGAAAGTTTTAATCATCATTGAGGACGAGAAGAAAGCGGAAGTAACCAGTCAGATTGGAACAATCCGGAAACTCCGGGATAATATCCATATCATCTCCGGATAACCGTATATCCGGCCATTTTCCCCGGGTTCCCCGTTTTTTTATTGCCGCCATAAAATATGACCCTCATATTCACGTTCCAATGGACGTTCCGGGGCCTGTATGGGGAAAACAACGTTGCCGGAAAAACATCGATTCTATGGCCGATAAGGGCCATTGTACGAGGTGCATTTCGGCTGTATTTTGGCAAAATGCGCGTAATGCGGGCGTATTCTCCACAGGAACAGAAACGGAGGGTTTTACAGCGTTTTCCGGGATGAGCCAGGATCAAAAAATGGGAATCCGGACCCGTACAGGGCGTATTTTCATACCCTTCCCTTCATCCCCTCAAATAGCCGGCTTTCCCTGAAAATCAGTATCCTACAAATACCCGGATCACCATAAACGCAACAAACCCGATGAGTGCACTGATGGGAATCGTGAGGATCCATGCAAACATGATACTCCGGGCAACGCCCCACTTGACCGTGCTTGAGCCCATCGTGGTCCCTACGCCCATGATGGACGAACAGATGACATGGGTCGTGCTTACCGGGATACCTGCAACCGATGCCCCAAGGATGGTAGCAGCACCGGCCGTCTCTGCAGCAAACCCGTGCACCGGCCGGAGCCTTGTTATCTTGTAACCCATAGTCCTGACGATGCGCCATCCCCCCGAGAGAGTCCCAAGTGCGATGGCAGTGTATGAAGCGAGAATAACCCACAGGGGCATTGGCAGGTTGTTGGGATCCACGCTCGCACCGAAGTACCCAATCGAGAAGAGGAGCGGCAGGATGATCCCCATGGTCTTCTGGGCATCGTTAGTACCATGGGAAAAACTGTACGCGGCAGCGGAGCAGAGCTGAAGCCGCTTGAAATGACCTTCGGCCGACTCCTTGTTTGCTTTTTTTGTAAGGTTGAGGATAAGCGCCATGAACAGGAACCCGCAGGTCAGGCCTATCAGGGGGGACAGGATCATGAAGGTGACAACCAGTTCGATGGTCGACCACTTGATTGCGGCAAGACCGGCAGCAGCGATTCCCGCCCCGGCCAGTCCTCCGATAAGAGCATGGGAAGAGGAGGTCGGGAGACCAAAAAGCCACGTGATCAGGTTCCATGCAATTGCCCCGGTGAGAGCTCCCAGCACGATATAGGGGATCACGGCGGCCGGCACAATAGTCAGCTCGATGATCTTGCTGATAGTACTTGCGACAGCAACACCAAAGCCGAACGCGGCAACAAAATTAAAAAAGGCTGCAAAGACTACCGCGTTCCGGGGGGACAGGACTTTTGTGGAGACCACCGTTGATATGGAATTCGCGGAGTCATGGAACCCGTTCGTGAAATCAAAAACGAGCGCAATGCCTATGATGATTACGATGAGTTCCCACGTTGCTTCGATCATGCAATCCCCTCAAAGATGCCCGGTCATGAGTGCCGGATCGCGATATCGGAGAGCACGTTTGCCACATCCTCGCAATAGTCCGTAGCCGTTTCAAGGTGCTCGTAGATGTCCTTGAGCTTGATGATCGTAATAGCGTCTGTTGTCTTAAAGAGATCCGTGACCGCATGGGCAAGCACATCATCAGCAAGGTTCTCCAGCCGGTTGACCTCGATGCAGCGCTCCTCGATGTATCTTGGATCCTTGATCGACCGGATCCCCTTGACTGCGCTCTCGATCTCTACAGTTGACATGTGGATAAGCTTGGCGAGCTCGACCATGTGGGCATCCGTGCCGACAATCCCGTAATAGTACATCTTCTCGGTAGCGCCATCGATATAATCCAGGACCTCGTCAAGGGCTGAGGCGAGCCGCGAGATCTCTTCCGGGTCCAGCGGCGTGATGAACGTCCGGTTGAGCTGGTCGTAGATATCGTGGGTGATTATATCCCCTTTGTGCTCCAGCAGCTCGATCTGGTGGCGTTTCTCCTTGACGTTCGTGAACTCCTCGGTCAGCGCAACGAGCTGCCATGCCGCCTCCTTGTTGACTGCTGCCTGCTTCTCGAAAAGATCAAAAAAAACCTTATCCTGGGGTATCAGCAACTCCCGTAAACCCATAACAATCCCAGTGGTTATCGGCTGAAGCCCTTAAAAATATAGCGAATTATTGTGGACCCTAGAGCAGGCTGAGCAGAAACGCCACGATAAAATACCCGACAAAGGAGACGACGAGAGCAATCGGGATGGTGATGACCCAGGCCTCCATCATCTCCTTGACAACCCGCCACTGCACGGCATTTTTCCCCCGCGTTGCCCCGACACCGATGATCGACCCGTTTATGGCATGGGTGGAGGAGACCGGGATACCCTTCTCGGTGACCGTAACGAGGATAGCGCTGCTCACGGTAGCTGCACAGAATCCCTGGTACGTGCGGATCTTGGTGATGTCCTTTGCCATCTTGTCGACCACCTGCCACCCGCCAAAACAGGTGCCAAGACCGATCGCGATGGCGGAAGAGAGGAGGACCCAGGTCGGGACCGCAAACGTGAGGAGGATGCCCGAGGAGACGAGGAGTGCCGTGATGATACCGACCGCGTGCTGCCCGTCATTTGCCCCGTGGGCCGTGGCCTGGACAAGGCTTGCGAGCACGTGGAGCGGCTGGAAGATCCGTTTCATATGGTTCTGGCGGGAGTGCCTGAACGCATGGGATATGAGGATATCGAAGAGAAAGGCCCCGACAATGCCAAGGATGGGAGAGATGAAAATGAAGAGCACGATCGCAAGCAGGCCGGACAACTTGATGACCCCAAGGAGCATGAGGGCCGGTATGATAAGGGCCGCCCCGCAGATGGCGCCGAGTTCCAGGCCGAACCGGACGTCCTCCCGGAACCATGCCGAGAAAAGACCGAGAATGACCGCACCGGTGACTGCACCGATAAAACCGTACACGATGACCTGGACGCACGTGTCCCACCCCGGCAGGATGACGACAGCAAGACCCCCGACAGCGATACCGGCCCCGAGGAGACCCCCCACCATCGCGTGACTGCTCGAGAGCGGGATGCCTGCCCGGGTGGCAACGAAGACGAGGATAATGGCCGCTCCCATGGCAACGACGATCGAGAGCGGGGTAAGGCCGCTCTGGCTGACGATCGCCGTACCGATGGTGGCTGCTACTGCCGTAGTGAAGAGGAACGGGCCGATAAGATTGCAGACCGCGGTGTAGAGAACGGCCCGGATGGGCGGGAGGGCTTTTGTGGCAACCACGGTTGCAATGGAATGCGAGGCATCGTTGAGCCCGTTGACGAAGTTGAGGGCGAGCGCAAGGAGGACACCAAAGAGGATGAGCGGGTCCATGCCGGTCATGTATGGCTCATCGCGATGTCGTTCAGGGCATGCCCGACATCAT encodes the following:
- a CDS encoding DUF2124 domain-containing protein — translated: MTHKETFHGVPGILRPFKEFVEKCGLKKGDQIVYYGVPGTCTPFVELLGFALRSLEPEQVFVPFVDESKAKKIVHADDVGMQARMGPVTLKPKVIVIMGGLSMPNVPVKAEQVKAVLEKHSGATVIGVCFMHMFEKAKWLDTVSFNCLIDANIDPVEVTTDT
- a CDS encoding peptidase C39 family protein; translation: MHAEPGSPIHLKIPFYRQHYDFTCGPASLMMAMKYLDENLRLGKGMEIDVWREATLGVVCGTSRYGLAYSAVTRGFSARVTSNTGGIDFARWCLSRLNDPEMQMLTDLFYERRARCRNLGVRERQERITGETISKSLFLNHVPLIITNSLFRSREDLPHWVTVTGIDDRWMYFNDPFDTRPKQSKAGLPALQGFIGYHGDQSMVEVWKE
- a CDS encoding inorganic phosphate transporter, with translation MIEATWELIVIIIGIALVFDFTNGFHDSANSISTVVSTKVLSPRNAVVFAAFFNFVAAFGFGVAVASTISKIIELTIVPAAVIPYIVLGALTGAIAWNLITWLFGLPTSSSHALIGGLAGAGIAAAGLAAIKWSTIELVVTFMILSPLIGLTCGFLFMALILNLTKKANKESAEGHFKRLQLCSAAAYSFSHGTNDAQKTMGIILPLLFSIGYFGASVDPNNLPMPLWVILASYTAIALGTLSGGWRIVRTMGYKITRLRPVHGFAAETAGAATILGASVAGIPVSTTHVICSSIMGVGTTMGSSTVKWGVARSIMFAWILTIPISALIGFVAFMVIRVFVGY
- a CDS encoding DUF47 family protein, which codes for MGLRELLIPQDKVFFDLFEKQAAVNKEAAWQLVALTEEFTNVKEKRHQIELLEHKGDIITHDIYDQLNRTFITPLDPEEISRLASALDEVLDYIDGATEKMYYYGIVGTDAHMVELAKLIHMSTVEIESAVKGIRSIKDPRYIEERCIEVNRLENLADDVLAHAVTDLFKTTDAITIIKLKDIYEHLETATDYCEDVANVLSDIAIRHS
- a CDS encoding inorganic phosphate transporter codes for the protein MTGMDPLILFGVLLALALNFVNGLNDASHSIATVVATKALPPIRAVLYTAVCNLIGPFLFTTAVAATIGTAIVSQSGLTPLSIVVAMGAAIILVFVATRAGIPLSSSHAMVGGLLGAGIAVGGLAVVILPGWDTCVQVIVYGFIGAVTGAVILGLFSAWFREDVRFGLELGAICGAALIIPALMLLGVIKLSGLLAIVLFIFISPILGIVGAFLFDILISHAFRHSRQNHMKRIFQPLHVLASLVQATAHGANDGQHAVGIITALLVSSGILLTFAVPTWVLLSSAIAIGLGTCFGGWQVVDKMAKDITKIRTYQGFCAATVSSAILVTVTEKGIPVSSTHAINGSIIGVGATRGKNAVQWRVVKEMMEAWVITIPIALVVSFVGYFIVAFLLSLL